From one Brevibacterium sp. 'Marine' genomic stretch:
- a CDS encoding gluconate:H+ symporter, translating into MIGSTAYLVTLLFASIALLIFLINWKTKLHPFLALLITSAVTALAAGEEIGKIPETIAAGAGDTLGETGVVVALGAMLGRLLADSGAIQRIANLVIEHSSPKAAPWIMTGVAFIIGIPMFFEVGLVVLIPVIYAVASQLEQKTGQKKLWYLRILVPAIAALACLHGMVPPHPGPLIAVSGLDANVGMTIGLGLICAIPTVILAGPVYARWIAPRVKLEPTADLIDQYTGARAEADQKELRTIPVWLAFVTVLVPVVLMLVHTVVQLVAPESSFEPIAEVVGNPIIAMLAGVVFAAIALGWTSGMGGERIRSSFGDSLKSIAGVILIIGGGGAFNEVLGDSGIGDAVVGATSHLEMNLILLGWFIGILLSFATGSATVGITSATGIVAPLIGDHSGAYVSLVVIAIGSGSIGLNWVNHAGFWFVKESFGMTIGQATKTHMMVQTLVSVFGLIFAFLLSLLFV; encoded by the coding sequence GTGATTGGCTCAACCGCATACCTCGTGACGCTTCTCTTCGCGTCGATCGCGCTTCTCATCTTCCTCATCAACTGGAAGACGAAGCTGCATCCGTTCCTCGCTCTCCTCATCACCTCCGCCGTGACGGCCCTGGCCGCCGGTGAGGAGATCGGCAAGATCCCTGAGACGATCGCCGCTGGAGCCGGCGACACCCTCGGCGAGACCGGCGTCGTCGTCGCCCTCGGAGCGATGCTCGGACGGCTTCTGGCCGACAGCGGTGCCATCCAGCGGATCGCGAACCTCGTCATCGAGCACTCCTCGCCGAAGGCCGCGCCGTGGATCATGACGGGTGTCGCCTTCATCATCGGCATTCCGATGTTCTTCGAGGTCGGTCTCGTCGTCCTCATTCCGGTCATCTACGCGGTCGCCTCGCAGCTGGAGCAGAAGACCGGGCAGAAGAAGCTGTGGTACCTGCGGATCCTCGTTCCCGCGATCGCCGCGCTCGCCTGCCTCCACGGCATGGTTCCGCCGCACCCGGGTCCGCTCATTGCCGTGTCCGGGCTCGACGCGAATGTCGGAATGACCATCGGCCTCGGGCTCATCTGTGCGATTCCCACCGTCATCCTCGCCGGCCCGGTCTACGCCCGCTGGATCGCCCCACGGGTCAAACTCGAACCGACTGCCGATCTCATCGACCAATACACCGGGGCCCGCGCCGAGGCGGACCAGAAGGAACTGCGAACGATCCCCGTCTGGCTCGCCTTCGTCACCGTCCTCGTCCCCGTCGTCCTCATGCTCGTGCACACCGTGGTCCAGCTCGTGGCGCCGGAGTCCTCGTTCGAACCCATCGCCGAGGTGGTCGGCAACCCGATCATCGCCATGCTGGCCGGAGTCGTCTTCGCCGCGATCGCGCTCGGGTGGACCTCGGGGATGGGCGGCGAGCGGATCCGCAGCTCCTTCGGCGACAGCCTCAAGTCGATCGCCGGAGTCATCCTCATCATCGGCGGCGGCGGTGCCTTCAACGAGGTGCTGGGGGACTCGGGCATCGGCGACGCCGTCGTCGGCGCGACCTCTCATCTGGAGATGAACCTCATCCTGCTCGGCTGGTTCATCGGCATCCTGCTGTCGTTCGCCACCGGATCGGCGACCGTGGGAATCACCTCGGCCACCGGCATCGTCGCCCCTCTCATCGGTGATCACTCCGGGGCCTACGTGTCGCTGGTCGTCATTGCGATCGGCTCGGGATCGATCGGTCTGAACTGGGTCAACCATGCGGGATTCTGGTTCGTCAAGGAGAGCTTCGGCATGACGATCGGTCAGGCGACGAAGACCCACATGATGGTCCAGACCCTCGTCAGCGTCTTCGGACTGATCTTCGCCTTCCTGCTTTCACTGCTCTTCGTTTGA
- a CDS encoding 4a-hydroxytetrahydrobiopterin dehydratase, producing the protein MTAYTGQNLLDALDSHGLGDWQGLPDCIGARFLTGDFATGLDFVARIGAAAEEAGHHPDVTLTFPHVDIRLTSHDTGAVTERDLNLAGQISELAASTGVKADPTIPALLELGLDTANQEAIAPFWAALLTGDASNVSGPDVVDPAGQMPLLWFQDCEEHEVPHQRLHVDVSVPAAVAADRIKAAVDAGGTIVDESHAPSFTVLADADGNRACVCTLAARP; encoded by the coding sequence ATGACTGCATATACCGGACAGAATCTGCTCGACGCACTCGACTCCCACGGGCTCGGCGACTGGCAGGGGCTGCCGGACTGCATCGGCGCCCGTTTCCTCACCGGCGACTTCGCGACCGGACTCGACTTCGTCGCCCGCATCGGTGCAGCCGCCGAGGAGGCCGGCCACCATCCCGATGTGACCCTGACGTTCCCGCACGTCGACATCAGGTTGACCAGCCACGACACCGGTGCCGTGACCGAACGCGACCTCAACCTCGCCGGGCAGATCAGCGAGCTGGCCGCCTCAACGGGCGTGAAGGCGGACCCGACCATCCCGGCACTTCTCGAACTCGGCCTCGACACCGCGAATCAGGAGGCCATCGCCCCGTTCTGGGCGGCCCTGCTGACCGGGGATGCGAGCAACGTCTCCGGACCCGACGTCGTCGATCCTGCCGGCCAGATGCCGCTGCTGTGGTTCCAGGACTGCGAAGAACATGAGGTTCCGCACCAGCGTCTGCACGTCGACGTCTCCGTGCCGGCCGCAGTCGCCGCGGATCGCATCAAGGCCGCGGTCGACGCCGGAGGCACGATCGTCGACGAGTCTCACGCACCGTCATTCACCGTCCTTGCCGATGCCGACGGCAATCGCGCCTGCGTGTGCACGTTGGCCGCACGCCCGTAA
- the mgrA gene encoding L-glyceraldehyde 3-phosphate reductase translates to MYLAAENRYDSMTYRPVGRSGLVLPALSLGLWHNFGDDVAFQNQRDIVRRAFDMGITHFDLANNYGPPPGSAEINFGRLLREDLHPYRDELIISTKAGWNMHPGPYGGPGGSRKYLLASLDASLRRLGLDYVDIFYSHRPDASTPLEETIGALDTAVRSGRALYAGISSYSAADTAQASQIARDLGTPLLIHQPSYSMFNRWIEDDGLLDTTADEGLGVICFSPLAQGLLTDKYLGGVPEDSRAGKAKPSFKDGFLNADNLARIRSLGDIASARGQSLAQLALAWALRDERVSSLVIGASRVDQLEHNVAALDAAPLSDEELTAIDEFAVDSGVDIWGDARRSTAE, encoded by the coding sequence GTGTACCTAGCCGCCGAAAACCGCTACGACTCGATGACCTATCGCCCGGTCGGCCGATCCGGACTCGTCCTGCCCGCCTTGTCGCTGGGACTGTGGCACAACTTCGGCGACGACGTCGCATTCCAGAACCAGCGCGACATCGTCCGGCGGGCATTCGATATGGGCATCACGCACTTCGACCTGGCGAACAACTACGGACCTCCCCCGGGCTCGGCCGAGATCAACTTCGGTCGGCTGCTGCGCGAAGACCTCCACCCCTACCGCGATGAGCTCATCATCTCGACGAAGGCCGGCTGGAACATGCACCCCGGCCCCTATGGCGGCCCCGGCGGCAGCCGCAAATACCTTCTGGCCAGCCTCGATGCGTCCCTGCGTCGTCTCGGCCTCGATTATGTCGACATCTTCTACTCCCACCGCCCCGATGCTTCGACCCCGCTTGAGGAGACCATCGGCGCACTCGACACCGCCGTGCGATCGGGTCGAGCCCTCTACGCCGGCATCTCTTCGTACTCGGCCGCCGATACGGCCCAGGCCTCGCAGATCGCCCGCGACCTGGGCACTCCCCTGCTCATCCACCAGCCGTCGTACTCGATGTTCAACCGGTGGATCGAAGACGATGGGCTCCTCGACACCACCGCTGACGAGGGGCTCGGCGTCATCTGCTTCTCCCCGCTCGCCCAGGGCCTCCTCACGGACAAGTACCTCGGCGGAGTGCCCGAAGATTCGCGGGCGGGCAAGGCGAAGCCATCGTTCAAGGACGGGTTCCTGAACGCCGACAACCTCGCCCGGATCCGGTCACTGGGCGACATCGCTTCCGCCCGCGGCCAGTCGCTGGCACAGCTCGCCCTGGCCTGGGCGCTGCGGGATGAGCGAGTGTCCTCGCTGGTCATCGGGGCCAGCCGCGTCGATCAGCTCGAGCACAATGTCGCGGCTCTCGACGCGGCACCATTGAGCGATGAAGAGCTCACGGCAATCGACGAATTCGCCGTCGACTCCGGTGTCGACATCTGGGGAGACGCGCGCCGCAGCACCGCGGAGTGA
- a CDS encoding phosphotransferase, whose translation MTVPKQGATKQIVTEQSAPKWGAALHIPDAVTIGGQDWNVRRAWPAGDSRIAWEASLPGQGIRVGYLDEHGVRVLDAGRDPKLPGLARLLADGGRLVSHRPGKRAVVRLPDGSFAKCVRDGKASDVIAGQRRAIGFLPGFALPQVLSSDSSTVVLSVVPGVELHDPARLGAEWSRAWAESLDAWAQAEAHPTSTVAAAAPEMPTAMPFHGAADEVEVLRTWRERARPLLETARSVRGETLLADVDELITEVTISLDDGTASARDGSIGLIHRDLHDKQIMWDPISGPGLLDVDTASRGERALDLGNLRAHARWRTEQGLWTPAEAAVVIDEIALVVPASGIDPARVSVYERATLIRLACVYAFRPAWIDRIGWLIEAAHAM comes from the coding sequence ATGACCGTGCCGAAGCAGGGCGCGACGAAACAGATCGTGACGGAACAGTCTGCGCCGAAGTGGGGCGCGGCCCTGCACATCCCCGACGCAGTCACGATCGGCGGACAGGACTGGAACGTGCGCCGAGCCTGGCCCGCAGGAGACAGTCGAATCGCGTGGGAGGCATCGCTCCCTGGCCAGGGGATTCGGGTCGGCTATCTCGACGAACACGGGGTGCGGGTCCTCGACGCGGGCCGTGACCCGAAGCTGCCGGGACTCGCCAGGCTGCTCGCAGACGGAGGCCGGCTGGTCTCCCACCGGCCGGGCAAACGCGCCGTCGTCCGCCTGCCCGACGGCAGTTTCGCCAAATGCGTGCGCGACGGAAAGGCCTCCGACGTCATCGCGGGACAGCGTCGAGCGATCGGGTTCCTTCCCGGTTTCGCCCTCCCGCAGGTGCTCAGTTCGGACTCCTCGACCGTCGTGCTCAGCGTGGTGCCCGGAGTCGAACTCCACGACCCTGCGAGGCTCGGAGCGGAGTGGTCACGCGCCTGGGCCGAGTCCCTCGACGCCTGGGCTCAGGCAGAGGCACATCCGACCAGTACCGTGGCAGCGGCTGCGCCGGAAATGCCGACCGCGATGCCGTTTCATGGGGCCGCGGACGAGGTCGAAGTGCTCCGAACATGGCGTGAACGCGCCCGTCCCCTGCTCGAGACCGCGCGGAGTGTGCGAGGGGAGACTCTGCTCGCCGACGTGGACGAACTCATCACAGAGGTCACGATCTCACTCGACGACGGGACCGCCTCGGCGAGGGACGGATCGATCGGACTCATCCACCGGGATCTGCACGATAAACAGATCATGTGGGATCCGATCTCCGGACCGGGACTGCTCGACGTCGATACGGCGAGCCGGGGCGAACGGGCACTCGACCTTGGCAACCTCCGCGCACATGCCCGGTGGCGCACCGAGCAGGGACTGTGGACCCCCGCCGAGGCGGCCGTGGTCATCGATGAGATCGCCCTGGTCGTGCCGGCATCAGGGATCGACCCCGCCAGGGTGAGCGTGTACGAACGAGCCACCCTTATTCGGCTCGCCTGCGTCTACGCTTTCCGGCCTGCCTGGATCGACCGGATCGGGTGGCTGATCGAGGCGGCGCACGCAATGTGA
- a CDS encoding phosphotransferase, translating to MTAAMSDPVHDLVDTRYSLLPYVDELRSADELSRRLGFAVRPRRIRVKPGKSAIVAWQREEPSRLGEFDGWGFTAVLTSPEKLANARRRAARHGQELIVHEAADPRSAGATGAVLVTGGVLADPRIGKHVARTLDHLGGDLRITGYNPARRLLLKHTPADGAPEFVRIAADSQIHLAEAADRWQRAELPSLPVEFVGGRDTATRSPWWGTGDLHDRPDPNVAEEVGVIIAELHRGGVSDNGGEPAESVGDSAEANRALDSPLDQLETTSRSLVRLLPERETDIAGLLSELSRRLGPKRELREIHGDLSPDQVLLANSECRIIDLDRSGYGPIGMDLGRWIAACRADSRLHELEHPFMDGYRSAGGAETDLGAWTAWAILVAALEPWRSCSETWRDETMRIIDLAGSALEENAPTTEVAP from the coding sequence ATGACCGCAGCAATGTCCGACCCTGTGCACGACCTCGTGGACACGAGATACTCCCTGTTGCCCTATGTCGACGAACTGCGATCGGCAGACGAGCTCTCCCGACGCCTCGGTTTTGCGGTCCGGCCCCGGCGTATCCGCGTCAAACCGGGGAAGAGCGCCATCGTCGCATGGCAGCGAGAGGAACCCAGCCGCCTCGGCGAATTCGATGGTTGGGGATTCACCGCGGTGTTGACGAGCCCGGAAAAGCTCGCCAACGCTCGGCGGCGGGCCGCTCGGCACGGGCAGGAGCTGATCGTCCACGAGGCTGCCGACCCGCGTTCGGCAGGTGCGACCGGTGCCGTGCTGGTCACCGGCGGTGTGTTGGCCGACCCCAGGATCGGCAAGCATGTCGCACGGACACTCGACCACCTCGGCGGGGATCTGCGGATCACCGGATACAACCCCGCCAGGCGGCTGCTGCTCAAGCACACCCCGGCCGATGGGGCGCCGGAATTCGTGCGGATCGCCGCCGACTCCCAGATCCACCTCGCCGAGGCGGCCGACCGTTGGCAGCGCGCGGAGCTTCCCAGCCTGCCGGTCGAGTTCGTCGGAGGACGTGACACCGCCACACGTTCGCCGTGGTGGGGGACCGGTGATCTGCACGATCGACCGGATCCGAATGTCGCCGAGGAGGTCGGCGTGATCATCGCCGAACTGCACAGAGGCGGTGTGTCTGACAACGGCGGAGAACCGGCGGAGAGTGTAGGCGATTCGGCGGAGGCGAACCGCGCTCTCGACTCTCCGCTCGACCAACTCGAGACCACCAGCCGGTCGCTGGTTCGTCTGCTCCCAGAACGAGAGACTGACATCGCCGGACTGCTCTCCGAACTGAGCCGACGCCTCGGCCCGAAGCGGGAACTGCGGGAGATCCACGGGGACCTCAGCCCCGACCAGGTGCTTCTGGCGAATTCCGAGTGCCGGATCATCGACCTCGACCGGTCGGGGTACGGGCCGATCGGGATGGATCTGGGGCGATGGATCGCGGCCTGCCGCGCCGATTCCCGGTTGCACGAGCTCGAGCACCCCTTCATGGACGGCTACCGTTCCGCCGGCGGCGCGGAGACCGACCTGGGCGCATGGACGGCGTGGGCGATCCTCGTGGCCGCGCTCGAACCCTGGCGCAGCTGCTCCGAGACCTGGAGGGACGAGACGATGCGGATCATCGACCTCGCGGGCTCCGCTCTGGAAGAGAACGCCCCGACGACGGAGGTCGCACCATGA